A single window of Deinococcus betulae DNA harbors:
- a CDS encoding FAD-dependent oxidoreductase: MTPIYTPERPLRVAVIGSGPSGVYAAEALFKQTDVPAEVDVYDRLPTPYGLVRYGVAPDHLTIKSVTKGFEKTLADPRVRFLGNVEFGTDLTHEEVLAHYDAVLYAVGASSDRRLGIPGEDLTGSMSATEFVAWYNGHPDAAARELLLHASGVAVVGVGNVALDVSRILAKTTQELHGSDIAAHALTALDSSPVQDIWILGRRGPAQAAFTTKELREFGELSDAEPVVIPAEITLTDAEEAAITDNTRKKNVEVLREFAAHEPEGKPRRVHLRFLVSPVEILNDGQGRVGGLKVERNRLDENGNAVGTGEYEVLPAQMVLRSVGYRGVALPGVPFDEKRGVIPNAEGRVEGRAGEYTAGWIKRGPSGVVGTNRKDATDTVAHLLADAKAGVLPGAAQPTRGAVDALLASKGVHVYTFADWQVLDAHELAEGKTLGRPRAKVVHREAMLGLRRG; the protein is encoded by the coding sequence GTGACCCCGATCTATACCCCAGAGCGTCCCCTGCGCGTGGCTGTCATTGGCAGCGGCCCCAGCGGCGTGTATGCCGCTGAAGCCCTGTTCAAGCAGACCGACGTGCCGGCCGAGGTGGACGTGTACGACCGCCTGCCCACGCCCTACGGCCTGGTGCGGTACGGCGTGGCGCCCGACCACCTGACGATTAAAAGCGTGACCAAGGGGTTTGAAAAGACCCTGGCCGACCCCCGCGTGCGTTTTCTGGGCAACGTGGAGTTTGGCACCGACCTGACCCATGAGGAGGTGCTGGCCCACTACGACGCCGTGCTGTACGCCGTGGGGGCCAGCAGTGACCGCCGCCTGGGCATTCCCGGCGAGGACCTGACTGGCAGCATGAGCGCCACTGAATTTGTGGCCTGGTACAACGGTCACCCCGACGCGGCGGCGCGCGAGCTGCTGCTGCACGCCAGCGGTGTGGCCGTGGTCGGCGTGGGCAATGTGGCGCTGGACGTCAGCCGGATCCTGGCGAAAACCACCCAGGAACTGCACGGGAGTGACATTGCGGCGCACGCCCTGACGGCGCTGGACAGCAGCCCGGTGCAGGACATCTGGATTCTGGGTCGCCGTGGCCCGGCGCAGGCGGCCTTTACCACCAAGGAACTGCGCGAATTTGGCGAGCTGAGTGACGCCGAGCCGGTGGTCATCCCTGCCGAGATCACTCTGACGGACGCTGAAGAAGCGGCCATCACCGACAACACCAGGAAAAAGAATGTCGAGGTACTGCGTGAATTCGCCGCCCATGAGCCCGAAGGCAAACCCCGCCGCGTTCACCTGCGCTTTCTGGTCTCGCCAGTCGAGATTCTGAATGATGGTCAGGGGCGCGTGGGCGGCTTAAAGGTCGAGCGCAACCGACTGGACGAGAACGGCAACGCCGTGGGCACCGGCGAGTACGAGGTGCTGCCCGCCCAGATGGTGCTGCGCTCGGTGGGTTACCGGGGCGTGGCGCTGCCGGGCGTGCCCTTTGACGAGAAGCGCGGCGTGATTCCCAACGCGGAAGGCCGGGTGGAAGGCCGCGCCGGCGAGTACACCGCCGGCTGGATCAAGCGCGGCCCCAGCGGCGTGGTCGGCACCAACCGCAAGGATGCCACCGACACCGTGGCCCACCTGCTGGCCGATGCCAAAGCGGGCGTGCTGCCCGGCGCGGCGCAGCCCACCCGAGGGGCAGTAGACGCGCTGCTGGCCAGCAAGGGCGTTCACGTCTACACCTTTGCCGACTGGCAGGTGCTGGACGCCCACGAACTGGCCGAGGGCAAAACGCTGGGGCGCCCCCGCGCCAAGGTGGTTCACCGCGAGGCCATGCTGGGGCTGCGCCGAGGGTAA
- a CDS encoding NAD(P)/FAD-dependent oxidoreductase, translating into MTERPVRRTPTAPTCVPAPTPAGDVFFASSAILSGMSASVMTADVLVVGAGPAGLHAAFYAAWRGLSVRLLEARGEVGGQLSALYPDKRVYDVPGLPATPAADLVAGLYRQLDGLDVTTHLHTLAYTLEQLKGSWTVQAETPEGPHTFTAGAVILALGLGALRPREVRLPTGGHADVRTDIPDPSGFAGRRVLIVGGVPQATRAALELSGAGAHVTLTHRRVGFRGSAAELAGLNAAQAAGQLEVLAPAVLSHLSPGAAHLSVDGQDHTVPADTVLILNGYLPDLSAAQTWPLAWQGEYIPDALGGHTALNGVFVAGDVARSGADFKLISVGLAQAAVAANHAAHHVRPDLKVRPGHSSEKRLA; encoded by the coding sequence CTGACAGAACGGCCAGTACGCCGAACTCCAACAGCACCCACTTGCGTCCCTGCGCCGACACCGGCGGGGGACGTTTTTTTTGCTTCCTCTGCGATACTCAGCGGCATGAGTGCCTCTGTCATGACGGCCGACGTGCTGGTGGTTGGCGCCGGTCCTGCTGGCCTGCACGCCGCCTTTTACGCCGCCTGGCGCGGCCTGAGTGTGCGCCTGCTGGAAGCACGAGGTGAGGTTGGCGGCCAGCTGAGCGCCCTGTATCCCGACAAGCGGGTGTATGACGTGCCGGGCCTCCCAGCCACTCCGGCCGCCGATCTGGTGGCTGGGCTGTACCGGCAGCTGGACGGGCTGGACGTGACGACCCACCTGCACACCCTGGCATACACCCTGGAGCAGCTGAAAGGCAGCTGGACCGTGCAAGCTGAGACGCCGGAAGGCCCACACACCTTCACCGCAGGCGCTGTGATTCTGGCACTCGGCCTGGGCGCCCTGCGGCCGCGCGAGGTGCGCCTGCCCACGGGTGGCCACGCGGATGTCCGCACCGACATTCCCGACCCCAGCGGATTTGCGGGCCGGCGCGTCCTGATTGTGGGCGGCGTGCCGCAGGCCACCCGCGCCGCACTGGAACTCAGTGGAGCCGGAGCACATGTCACCCTGACGCACCGCCGTGTGGGCTTCCGGGGCAGCGCAGCCGAGTTGGCGGGGCTGAACGCCGCGCAGGCTGCGGGGCAGCTGGAGGTGCTGGCGCCCGCCGTTCTCAGTCACCTCAGCCCCGGTGCCGCGCACCTGAGCGTGGACGGCCAGGATCACACCGTCCCCGCCGACACCGTCCTGATTCTGAATGGTTATCTGCCAGACCTGAGCGCGGCCCAGACCTGGCCGCTGGCGTGGCAGGGCGAGTACATCCCCGACGCGCTGGGAGGCCACACCGCTCTGAACGGCGTGTTTGTGGCGGGCGACGTGGCGCGTTCGGGCGCCGACTTCAAACTGATTTCGGTGGGGCTGGCGCAGGCGGCGGTGGCAGCCAATCACGCCGCACACCATGTGCGCCCAGACCTGAAGGTGCGTCCCGGCCACAGCAGTGAAAAGCGGCTGGCGTAA
- a CDS encoding helix-turn-helix domain-containing protein yields the protein MTTTNTRTFVDTVTYRPGAVILYPGKSDMLYRVSTGLVRVHTMDDDGNGLTLRYVKPGEYFGEEALAGVNRAYFAEAVTDSAIDVINPALMSAEDNLVVTTHLVRTLERAYESIYRLVGKRLRARIAGELLELKDTALATQLDSGETLIYATHDELAAAVGSVRETVTKVVGELSREGVISAGYGKITLKNEAALSEIAAA from the coding sequence ATGACCACGACAAATACCCGCACCTTTGTTGATACCGTGACCTACCGCCCCGGCGCCGTCATCCTCTACCCTGGCAAAAGCGACATGCTCTACCGCGTTTCGACCGGTCTAGTCCGCGTGCACACCATGGACGACGACGGCAACGGCCTGACCCTGCGGTATGTCAAGCCCGGCGAGTACTTTGGCGAGGAAGCCCTGGCGGGCGTCAACCGCGCCTACTTTGCCGAAGCCGTAACCGACAGCGCCATTGACGTGATCAACCCCGCCCTGATGAGCGCTGAAGACAACCTCGTGGTGACCACGCACCTCGTGCGTACCCTGGAGCGCGCCTACGAGAGCATCTACCGCCTGGTCGGCAAGCGCCTGCGCGCCCGCATCGCTGGCGAGCTGCTGGAGCTCAAGGACACTGCCCTGGCTACCCAGTTAGACAGCGGCGAGACCCTGATCTACGCCACGCACGACGAACTGGCTGCCGCTGTGGGCAGCGTGCGCGAGACCGTGACCAAGGTGGTGGGCGAGTTGAGCCGTGAAGGCGTGATCAGCGCCGGCTACGGCAAGATCACCCTCAAGAACGAGGCCGCCCTCAGCGAGATTGCCGCCGCATAA